From Thermonema lapsum, the proteins below share one genomic window:
- a CDS encoding M23 family metallopeptidase, translating into MLLRIVLLLCLGIGLQGMTWAQEEPVKQNKLIVKPPVDENKNSSAVQKNATTAENSAVRKDTFFVPSRALSVVSEDTNSLKYEEPALVQVSEFLKIDCVWVKAAEYYSIWSSEYINPYKIHPSTFKDTIPIHLYDSTLQRYWFPPLDSYWKTSSFGYRWGGFHHGIDLALHIGDPIYATFDGIVRMARYDRGYGYHVVLRHYNGLETVYAHMSKILCKVGQEVKAGEVIGLGGSTGRSTGPHLHFEFRYAGNPFNPEEIFDFYTEPMQSIKGEWFYLLPQHFRHLGVTVKQQVWHVVRAGDTLSHIARRYGVSVSYLMKINGLGPRSVIRPGQRLRIR; encoded by the coding sequence ATGCTGTTACGTATCGTTTTGTTGCTTTGCTTGGGCATAGGCTTGCAAGGGATGACGTGGGCTCAGGAGGAACCAGTAAAGCAAAATAAACTGATAGTCAAGCCGCCTGTAGATGAAAACAAAAACTCTTCGGCTGTTCAAAAAAATGCAACAACTGCAGAAAATAGTGCCGTACGCAAAGATACTTTCTTTGTACCCTCGCGTGCTTTGTCGGTAGTAAGCGAAGACACCAACTCCCTGAAATATGAGGAGCCTGCTTTGGTGCAGGTGTCAGAGTTTTTAAAGATAGACTGCGTATGGGTCAAAGCTGCCGAATACTATTCCATCTGGAGTTCGGAATACATCAACCCCTACAAAATACACCCTTCTACGTTCAAAGATACCATTCCCATTCATTTGTATGACAGTACGCTCCAACGCTATTGGTTTCCACCTTTGGATTCTTATTGGAAAACCTCCTCGTTTGGTTATCGCTGGGGCGGGTTTCATCATGGCATCGATTTAGCCCTGCACATAGGAGACCCTATTTACGCTACCTTCGATGGCATAGTGCGGATGGCTCGCTACGATAGGGGATACGGTTACCATGTAGTGTTACGTCATTACAATGGATTGGAAACAGTTTATGCACATATGAGCAAAATCCTCTGCAAAGTAGGGCAAGAGGTAAAGGCTGGTGAGGTAATAGGCTTAGGGGGCTCCACGGGTCGAAGTACTGGACCACACTTGCACTTTGAATTCCGTTATGCTGGCAACCCTTTTAATCCTGAAGAGATTTTTGACTTTTATACCGAACCCATGCAATCCATCAAAGGGGAATGGTTTTATTTGTTGCCTCAGCATTTCAGGCATTTGGGGGTTACTGTCAAACAGCAAGTGTGGCATGTTGTAAGAGCCGGCGATACACTTAGCCATATTGCACGCCGCTACGGAGTTTCTGTCTCTTATTTAATGAAAATAAACGGATTGGGACCCCGCAGCGTGATACGACCGGGGCAGCGCCTGCGTATTCGTTAA
- the trxB gene encoding thioredoxin-disulfide reductase: MEHTKCLIIGSGPAGYTAAIYAARAGMKPVLYKGSQPGGQLTITTEVENYPGYPDGVQGPQMMMDFERQAARFDTDIRTGMIVEVRFNKEGGKHYAKAEDGTEWEADTIIIATGASAKWLGLESEERLNGKGVSACAVCDGFFFRGMDVAVVGGGDTACEEASYLSKICNKVYMIVRRNELRASKIMQQRVLNSPNIEILWNHVTEEILGEQEVEGVRLRNTETGETKELKIQGFFVAIGHKPNTDLFVGQLDMDESGYLITEKGSTRTNIPGVFACGDVQDKIYRQAVTAAGSGCMAALDAERYLAQKEVMTESH, from the coding sequence ATGGAACACACCAAATGTCTTATCATCGGTTCGGGACCTGCCGGTTATACCGCCGCTATTTACGCAGCGCGTGCCGGCATGAAGCCAGTCTTGTATAAAGGTTCACAGCCTGGCGGTCAGCTGACTATCACCACAGAAGTAGAGAACTATCCGGGTTACCCGGATGGCGTTCAAGGACCACAAATGATGATGGACTTTGAGCGTCAAGCTGCCCGCTTCGATACTGACATACGCACCGGCATGATTGTGGAAGTGCGCTTTAATAAAGAAGGAGGAAAACACTATGCCAAAGCAGAGGACGGCACCGAGTGGGAAGCCGATACCATCATTATAGCCACAGGTGCATCTGCCAAGTGGCTGGGACTTGAATCGGAGGAGCGCCTCAACGGCAAAGGGGTATCTGCCTGCGCTGTTTGCGACGGTTTCTTCTTTCGAGGAATGGATGTGGCAGTAGTAGGCGGGGGCGACACCGCTTGTGAAGAAGCCAGCTACTTGTCTAAGATATGCAACAAAGTGTACATGATTGTGCGCCGCAATGAATTGCGGGCGTCTAAAATCATGCAGCAGCGTGTGTTGAATAGCCCCAATATAGAAATCCTTTGGAATCATGTAACAGAGGAAATCTTGGGCGAACAAGAAGTAGAAGGCGTGCGTTTGCGCAATACAGAAACAGGCGAAACCAAAGAGCTGAAAATACAAGGGTTCTTTGTAGCCATTGGACATAAACCCAACACCGATTTATTTGTAGGGCAGCTGGATATGGACGAATCCGGCTACCTGATTACTGAAAAAGGAAGTACACGTACCAACATACCGGGGGTTTTTGCTTGTGGCGACGTGCAGGATAAAATATACCGTCAGGCTGTAACGGCTGCAGGTTCGGGTTGTATGGCAGCCTTGGATGCCGAGCGTTATCTGGCACAAAAAGAAGTGATGACAGAGAGCCACTAA